The sequence below is a genomic window from Lolium perenne isolate Kyuss_39 chromosome 4, Kyuss_2.0, whole genome shotgun sequence.
AATAGAAATTGGGCATGGATAATGGTGTGCATAAATCACGAACAGATTCATGTAAATTAAATAAAGTGTTTAAAGAACGTACAAGGTTGAGCGCATCCCTAGATGGaataattaaaaaaaaaatgCGTGATCACATTTACAATCTGATCATGCCTCCCCGTTTTTTAGCTTCCGTTGATCATCCTGCAGTTCTTCCGAACCTCCCCCTGGCCGCCCGTCAGCACCTTGACGTTCCCCATCTTGATCATGGACGCAGCGAAGCTCCTGAAGAAGGCCTTCTCGCTGCTGGCGAAGCGGTCGACGATGGCCGCCGTGGGCGCGCCGGGCGCCGAGAAGAGCTCCTGGTCGGAGCGGAGGAACCCGCGGTTGGCCTCGAGGTTCGCGAAGTAGCTCTTGTCGAAGGCGTCGGGCGTGGCCGGGTCGAGGTCGTTGAGCGCCGTCTTGTTCCCGCCCCGCCGCGGGCAGCTCGCCGCCAGCAGCGCCCGGTAGCCTCCGTCCAGCGTCGGGTCCGGCTTGCCCGTCTTGCTGAAGTTGTAGAGCCGGTCCGTCACGAACTGGCACTGCGCGCGCCCGAACGTGTGCGCGCCTGCGATCCACGAAGCAACGAGCGTCAGAATCACGGCATGATCAAGAGCTTGCAGACGATGATGAGGTGTGGGTTGTCGTTTACCTGAGAGGGCGACGAGGTCGGTGTCGTCGAGGCCGACGGCGGCGAACTTGCGCTGGAGGATGGTGAGGTTGTTGCGGGGGCTCGGGAGGAGGCTGTTGGCCCCGGTGATGTTGGCCGTGGTGCCGTCGCGCCGGCCGAGCGGGACGCGCCACCGTGGGCCTCCGGACTGCGTGCAAAAGCGAACAAACAAACACGATGTGCGATCCATGAGACGTCCTTTTGTCATGTGTGACAGTGTGTTGGATAAAAGAGCGGCACGAAATGAAAGGTTTGGTGTGATGTGATTTGATATCCCGCCCCCACACCTCGTACTAGGTTCTGTCTTTTTCGGTTTTGCTATGCTAGCTGGTGTGTAGCTCAATAATGCAATCGATAGCCATCGTGTGTAGCTCAATTATTTTGAGCCGACGGTTCTCAAATACTACCTCCTTACCAAGATATAGATAGTGCATATAAGTGTTTTGCAAAGTTAAACAGGTGTTAAGTTTGATCAGGTATGTAGAAAACATATCAACATCTAGAACATCAAATAATCAATAGTATTAAATTCATTGTGATGTATATTTTATATGGTATACATTTAGTATTGTAGATATAGATAATTTCCTCAACGAACTTGATCAAGTATTTTTCAAAACATCTTAGTATGAATTATGAAGTACATTATGGCAAAGAGGGAGTACTATTGCTACTGCCTCGGACATAGTAGTatgtactactccctccgatcgtaATTAATCGATGCACAGTTGTGGATAGAGAAAGCAATGCTCACTTGTAGCACCGCGGCGATTAAATGAGAACAAAGGTACAGTAGTATATTATGTAGGCTACAGCTACCGTGACTTTTATCTAGCACCTTGCCAGCAGTACATTGTCGTTAGCCAAAACATGTGCGCCTAGTCAAATTCAAATGAGGTTCCCTTTTGAACAAGGCCCAATTATGGGACTTGACAAATGcttgaaaataaaagaaaaaatatATACGTCGGTTGCCAGTAGCTAGAGCCTATAGAGACATAGAGAGACATACCAGCTCGACGGAGACCTTGGCGGCGATGGCGAGGATGTCGGCGCAGGAGACGACGCCGGGGCAGGCCTTCTCGAGAGCCGCCTTGACatcgtccaccacctcgaacccgCGCGCCGAGTTGTTGTTGGGCCTCGCATACTTCTCCGACACGACGCTGGAGCTGTTGTCCAGCAGGATGGAGCCGTCGCAGCCCTGCACGAAGCAGTCGTGGAAGTGGAGGCGGGTGAGGCTGGCGTAGATGCGCGCGTCGGCACGGTGCGCCGCCTTCAGCACCCGCCGCACCACCCTGTGCACCTGCGGGCATGAGCCCTCGTAGAACTTCTCGCTCAGCTGCTgctgctgggccgcgccgccgccgacgccgacgacgagcGCGACGGCGACGGccaggaggacggcgcgagcgctGCCGTGGTAAACGCCGCAGACCATCTCTTCTTCACTTGGTATAATGGAGGAGTGCGCGCACACGTACGTTGTACGTGTTTGCAGTTGCAGGTGCAGGACGCGCAGTCTGTGCTATGTGTGCATGTGGCTCGGTGGTTCACGGTCTCAGTCTCAGGAGCAAGCTTTATAGCTAGCCCTGGCGATCACGAGAGGCCCTTTGCTTGAATCTGAAGAATGGCTCAATCATCTGATGTCCAGGGGAATCCGTCACCATGTCCCTTTCAGATGGCAGTTCATGCATGCAGGTATGAGGACAAAGGCGCTTTACAAAGTTTACATGCATGCAGCATGCCCGGTTTCCTATCTATCGGCGCGTGTAATTCTTATTTTCTCAAACCAGCAATAATACGGTGCCAACAAACTGAAACAGTACACACACACACAGTCTTAAGTTTGTGCTAGTCCGGTGCCTACCATGCATGATTGTGCATTTACACTGGCCCTGGATATGGTTGGTCTGCACTTGGATCTACACTACACGCAAGTACTGAAAATTCCTCTTCAGAAAGAACTTCGGTGAGAATTTGTTCAGTGTGGACGAAGCGATGAATCCAACTCAAGAGAAAATGAGGCAGGCAATGATTTCTAGTACATCAGAGACAATAGACTTCTTTTTCTCATGATCTCATATAGTATTCTGATCAGATCGGAACTGACACTCAGTCTATCAGATAGTCGCCAACAAGATGAAGAGACCTCTCAGTTAATCTCCGCAAGCTGAACCTCGAAGCACTCCATTTCTCCAACTGCTTGTCAAATTCAGCAACAAGATGGTAACGGTTGCAGGGTCTTAATTTGCTCCCCAG
It includes:
- the LOC127296277 gene encoding peroxidase A2 isoform X2; its protein translation is MVCGVYHGSARAVLLAVAVALVVGVGGGAAQQQQLSEKFYEGSCPQVHRVVRRVLKAAHRADARIYASLTRLHFHDCFVQGCDGSILLDNSSSVVSEKYARPNNNSARGFEVVDDVKAALEKACPGVVSCADILAIAAKVSVELSGGPRWRVPLGRRDGTTANITGANSLLPSPRNNLTILQRKFAAVGLDDTDLVALSGAHTFGRAQCQFVTDRLYNFSKTGKPDPTLDGGYRALLAASCPRRGGNKTALNDLDPATPDAFDKSYFANLEANRGFLRSDQELFSAPGAPTAAIVDRFASSEKAFFRSFAASMIKMGNVKVLTGGQGEVRKNCRMINGS
- the LOC127296277 gene encoding peroxidase A2 isoform X1, with product MVCGVYHGSARAVLLAVAVALVVGVGGGAAQQQQLSEKFYEGSCPQVHRVVRRVLKAAHRADARIYASLTRLHFHDCFVQGCDGSILLDNSSSVVSEKYARPNNNSARGFEVVDDVKAALEKACPGVVSCADILAIAAKVSVELSGGPRWRVPLGRRDGTTANITGANSLLPSPRNNLTILQRKFAAVGLDDTDLVALSGKRQPTPHHRLQALDHAVILTLVASWIAGAHTFGRAQCQFVTDRLYNFSKTGKPDPTLDGGYRALLAASCPRRGGNKTALNDLDPATPDAFDKSYFANLEANRGFLRSDQELFSAPGAPTAAIVDRFASSEKAFFRSFAASMIKMGNVKVLTGGQGEVRKNCRMINGS